In Microbacterium lushaniae, the following are encoded in one genomic region:
- a CDS encoding UDP-N-acetylmuramoyl-tripeptide--D-alanyl-D-alanine ligase — protein sequence MIPLTLTQLTAAVRGDLRLSGSDTPDTVVSGAVDTDSRLIEPGGIFVAKPGETTDGHRFVDAALRRGAAVALVERPVEEAITQIVVPDAVSALADLAREVVARVRERGDLRIVGITGSNGKTTTKNMLARILEGEGETVAPRASFNNAVGAPLTMLRVTEDTRFLVSEFGASGPGEIARLAGLVSPDIGVVLMVGMAHAGGFGGIEATFAAKSELVRAIRPGGLAVLNADDPRVSAMAPIAAEGDVSVRWFGRGPDAHVRATDVEVTAAGTRAELEIDGQAVPLHLQVLGEHHVMNALAAIAAATALGVDPRDAVARVETLEIAERWRMQPLGSERVRILNDAYNASPDSMAAALRTLAQITRPGERTVAVLGAMSELGEYAGEEHDRIGLLAVRLGIQRIVVVGAEARRMFLEAVSQGSWDGEAVFFPDADAAYDYLLTELREGDRVLVKSSNAAGLRFLGDRLGESFS from the coding sequence ATGATCCCCCTCACCCTCACCCAGCTCACCGCCGCCGTCCGCGGCGACCTCCGCCTCAGCGGCTCCGACACGCCCGACACGGTCGTATCCGGCGCCGTCGACACCGATTCGCGCCTCATCGAACCCGGCGGCATCTTCGTCGCCAAACCCGGCGAGACCACCGACGGCCATCGCTTCGTCGATGCCGCGCTCCGCCGCGGCGCCGCCGTCGCGCTCGTCGAGCGCCCCGTCGAGGAGGCGATCACCCAGATCGTCGTGCCCGATGCCGTGTCCGCCCTCGCCGATCTCGCGCGCGAGGTCGTCGCGCGCGTGCGCGAGCGCGGAGACCTCCGCATCGTCGGCATCACCGGATCCAACGGCAAGACCACGACGAAGAACATGCTCGCCCGCATCCTGGAGGGCGAGGGTGAGACGGTCGCACCCCGGGCATCGTTCAACAACGCCGTCGGCGCACCGCTGACGATGCTGCGGGTCACCGAGGACACGCGCTTCCTCGTGAGCGAGTTCGGCGCCAGCGGCCCGGGCGAGATCGCACGGCTGGCCGGGCTCGTCTCGCCCGACATCGGCGTCGTGCTGATGGTCGGGATGGCGCACGCCGGCGGATTCGGCGGCATCGAGGCCACCTTCGCCGCCAAGTCCGAACTCGTCCGCGCCATCCGCCCGGGCGGGCTGGCCGTGCTCAACGCCGACGACCCGCGCGTGAGCGCGATGGCCCCCATCGCGGCCGAGGGCGACGTCTCGGTGCGCTGGTTCGGTCGCGGACCGGACGCGCACGTGCGGGCCACCGACGTGGAGGTGACCGCCGCCGGCACGCGCGCCGAGCTCGAGATCGACGGGCAGGCGGTGCCGCTGCACCTGCAGGTGCTCGGCGAGCATCACGTCATGAACGCCCTGGCCGCCATCGCCGCCGCCACCGCGCTGGGGGTCGACCCCCGCGACGCCGTGGCGCGCGTGGAGACCCTGGAGATCGCCGAGCGGTGGCGCATGCAGCCGCTCGGCTCGGAGCGCGTCCGCATCCTCAACGACGCCTACAACGCCAGCCCCGACTCGATGGCCGCAGCCCTGCGCACCCTCGCGCAGATCACGCGGCCGGGGGAGCGCACCGTCGCGGTGCTGGGTGCCATGAGCGAGCTGGGAGAGTACGCCGGGGAGGAGCACGACCGCATCGGCCTGCTCGCGGTGCGCCTGGGCATCCAGCGCATCGTGGTCGTCGGCGCCGAGGCGCGGCGCATGTTCCTCGAGGCCGTCTCGCAGGGCTCGTGGGACGGCGAGGCAGTGTTCTTCCCCGACGCCGACGCCGCGTACGACTACCTCCTGACCGAGCTCCGCGAGGGCGACCGCGTGCTGGTGAAATCCTCCAACGCCGCGGGCCTGCGGTTCCTCGGCGATCGTCTGGGAGAATCGTTCTCGTGA
- the mraY gene encoding phospho-N-acetylmuramoyl-pentapeptide-transferase: protein MRSLLTAAAISLAFTLFLTPVFLRLFRKWGWGQVIRTPEDIHNPSHAAKRGTPTMGGTIFIVGTIVGYLVGTFTGNNPPTISGLLVIWMMVGFGTVGFIDDFMKVRSQRSLGLSGWRKIVGQIIVTIPFGIVALNFPNRVNQTPASEYISVFRDLPLLSLFALGPILGWLLYLAWVSFIGVAASNSVNVTDGLDGLAAGSGIFVTGAYSLIAFWQVQQVCTNVAEAVQPACYNTRDPFDLAIISAAFVGALVGFLWWNAPKAKVFMGDCGSMAIGGVIAAMAILTRTELLLVLVAGVYVIASGSVILQRAYFKITRGKRLFLMSPLHHHLEMRGWSEVTIVVRMWIIAGMLAVSGVGFFYVEWLSRA from the coding sequence GTGAGATCCCTCCTGACGGCAGCCGCGATCTCGCTGGCATTCACGCTGTTCCTCACCCCCGTCTTCCTGCGGCTGTTCCGCAAGTGGGGCTGGGGTCAGGTCATCCGCACGCCCGAAGACATCCACAACCCCTCGCACGCCGCCAAGCGCGGCACTCCCACGATGGGCGGGACGATCTTCATCGTCGGCACCATCGTCGGCTATCTCGTGGGGACGTTCACGGGCAACAATCCGCCCACCATCTCCGGCTTGCTCGTGATCTGGATGATGGTCGGATTCGGCACCGTGGGCTTCATCGACGACTTCATGAAGGTGCGCAGCCAGCGCAGCCTCGGACTGTCGGGATGGCGCAAGATCGTCGGCCAGATCATCGTGACGATCCCCTTCGGCATCGTCGCGCTGAACTTCCCCAACCGGGTGAATCAGACGCCCGCGTCGGAGTACATCTCGGTCTTCCGCGACCTCCCGCTGCTGTCGCTGTTCGCGCTCGGCCCGATCCTGGGATGGCTGCTGTACCTCGCGTGGGTCTCCTTCATCGGGGTGGCCGCATCCAACTCGGTCAACGTCACCGACGGGCTGGACGGCCTGGCCGCGGGCTCCGGCATCTTCGTCACCGGCGCGTACAGCCTCATCGCGTTCTGGCAGGTGCAGCAGGTGTGCACCAACGTCGCCGAGGCCGTGCAGCCGGCCTGCTACAACACCCGCGATCCGTTCGATCTCGCGATCATCTCGGCGGCCTTCGTGGGCGCCCTCGTGGGCTTCCTGTGGTGGAACGCGCCCAAGGCGAAGGTCTTCATGGGCGACTGCGGCTCGATGGCCATCGGCGGCGTCATCGCCGCGATGGCGATCCTCACCCGCACGGAGCTCCTCCTCGTCCTCGTCGCCGGCGTGTACGTCATCGCCTCCGGCTCGGTCATCCTGCAGCGCGCGTACTTCAAGATCACGCGCGGCAAACGGCTGTTCCTCATGAGTCCGCTGCACCATCACCTCGAGATGCGCGGCTGGTCGGAGGTCACGATCGTCGTGCGGATGTGGATCATCGCCGGGATGCTGGCCGTCTCGGGCGTCGGATTCTTCTACGTCGAATGGCTCTCCCGGGCATGA